In Blattabacterium cuenoti, the following proteins share a genomic window:
- a CDS encoding phosphatidate cytidylyltransferase — protein MKKKKYLDFMIRFFTGLIYVVSIIFSIEKGEKTFRIVMMLLSFLCLFEFLLILKTSITLIKITSLFFLFSIFMDFFMEKEKGLIPYVICFIPYSIIFLIIQLFSNKYSHKEKIAQASHLIFGLVYIIMPFYLASYIYAIIHHGKQLILGVFILIWTNDSLSYLIGKKWGKRKIAISISPKKSIEGVIGGIFFCIILGFLLYKIWGNKYWFILSFTVPIFSTIGDLVESTIKRSFSVKNSGVWFPGHGGFLDRLDSFIFVIPIIATVVTSLVYIF, from the coding sequence ATGAAAAAAAAAAAATACTTAGATTTTATGATAAGGTTTTTTACTGGTTTGATTTATGTTGTTTCAATTATTTTTTCTATTGAAAAAGGAGAAAAAACTTTTAGAATAGTAATGATGTTACTGTCTTTTCTTTGTTTATTTGAATTTTTATTAATATTAAAAACAAGCATTACTTTAATTAAAATAACATCTTTATTTTTTTTATTTTCTATTTTTATGGATTTTTTTATGGAAAAAGAAAAAGGATTAATTCCCTATGTAATTTGTTTTATTCCTTATTCTATAATTTTTCTTATAATTCAATTATTTTCTAATAAATATTCTCATAAAGAAAAAATAGCACAAGCTAGTCATCTAATTTTTGGATTGGTGTATATTATTATGCCATTTTATTTAGCATCTTATATATATGCTATTATTCATCATGGAAAACAATTAATTTTAGGTGTATTTATCTTAATATGGACAAATGATTCTCTATCCTATTTGATAGGAAAAAAATGGGGAAAAAGAAAAATAGCTATATCTATTTCTCCTAAAAAATCAATAGAAGGAGTTATTGGTGGGATCTTTTTTTGTATAATACTAGGGTTTTTATTATACAAAATATGGGGAAATAAATATTGGTTTATTTTGTCCTTTACTGTTCCTATTTTTTCTACTATTGGAGATCTTGTGGAGTCAACCATTAAAAGATCTTTTAGTGTAAAAAATTCAGGTGTTTGGTTTCCTGGACATGGCGGTTTTTTAGATCGATTAGATAGTTTTATTTTTGTAATTCCTATTATAGCTACCGTAGTAACTAGTCTTGTTTATATTTTTTAA
- the obgE gene encoding GTPase ObgE: protein MENSFVDYIKIYCKSGDGGSGCIHFYRDKYITRGGPDGGTGGKGGDIILKGNSQLHTFLHLRYHKHWIAKSGSPGKGNNITGANGKDLLIEVPIGTVVKDENKNIILEITKNFQKKILFEGGKGGKGNVFFKNSVYQTPYYAQPGVKTKGNWIFLELKILADVGFIGFPNTGKSTLLSVITKAKPKIGNFPFTTKAPHIGVVYVDFNSFLAADIPGIIDKASEGKGLGHYFLRHIERNSVLLFLISSDTKNKKKEYFILLNELKKFNLNLLNKKRLLAISKSDLINDEKKNKIKEDFLKLKENVVFISSFTKKGLPELVEKLWKLIKL, encoded by the coding sequence ATGGAAAATTCTTTTGTTGATTATATAAAAATTTATTGTAAAAGTGGTGATGGAGGATCTGGATGCATTCATTTTTATAGAGATAAATATATAACTAGAGGCGGACCTGATGGAGGAACAGGAGGGAAAGGTGGAGATATTATTCTTAAAGGGAATTCACAGCTTCATACCTTTTTACATTTGAGATATCATAAACATTGGATAGCAAAGTCAGGATCCCCTGGAAAAGGAAACAACATAACTGGAGCGAATGGAAAGGATTTATTAATAGAAGTTCCTATAGGAACTGTAGTAAAAGATGAAAATAAAAATATAATATTGGAAATAACCAAAAATTTTCAGAAAAAAATTTTATTCGAAGGAGGGAAAGGGGGAAAAGGAAACGTTTTTTTTAAAAATTCAGTTTATCAAACTCCTTATTATGCACAACCGGGAGTTAAAACAAAAGGAAACTGGATTTTTTTAGAATTAAAAATCCTAGCTGATGTAGGGTTTATAGGTTTTCCTAATACTGGAAAATCAACTTTACTTTCTGTAATTACAAAAGCAAAACCCAAAATAGGAAATTTTCCCTTTACTACTAAAGCTCCACACATAGGCGTGGTATATGTAGATTTTAATTCTTTTTTAGCAGCTGATATCCCTGGAATTATTGATAAAGCTTCCGAAGGAAAAGGTTTAGGACATTATTTCCTAAGACATATAGAACGAAATTCTGTTCTATTATTTTTGATTTCTTCAGACACAAAAAATAAAAAAAAAGAATATTTTATTTTGTTAAATGAGTTGAAAAAATTCAATTTAAATCTTTTAAATAAAAAACGTTTATTAGCAATATCTAAATCGGATTTGATCAACGATGAGAAAAAGAATAAAATAAAAGAAGATTTTTTAAAATTAAAAGAAAACGTTGTTTTTATCTCCTCTTTCACAAAAAAAGGATTACCAGAATTAGTAGAAAAATTATGGAAACTAATTAAATTATAG
- the rsfS gene encoding ribosome silencing factor, which yields MLLDRIIEGIQMVKGKDISIINLKNNKNFICDYFVICNGDSHNQVYAIFQSVENITVEKLQEKPWRVEGLKNKEWILVDYVSIVVHIFQKQLRFYYDIENLWNHNS from the coding sequence TTGTTATTAGATAGGATTATAGAAGGGATTCAAATGGTTAAAGGAAAAGATATATCTATTATAAATTTAAAAAATAATAAAAATTTTATTTGTGATTATTTTGTTATTTGTAATGGAGATTCTCATAATCAAGTATATGCTATTTTTCAATCTGTAGAGAATATAACGGTTGAAAAATTACAGGAAAAACCTTGGCGTGTAGAAGGTTTGAAAAATAAAGAATGGATTTTGGTGGATTATGTTTCTATTGTTGTTCATATTTTTCAAAAACAATTAAGATTCTATTACGATATAGAAAATCTTTGGAATCATAATTCATAA
- a CDS encoding adenylate kinase family protein yields MIHIILFGPPGCGKGTQAKIISNKFGFIHLSTGMIFRDHIKRKTNLGKIASCYINKGILVPDIITTNMLNIEIQKHFKAKGIIYDGYPRTRNQIFSLEKVLKKFCLGKINIIFYFFIQKNLIINRLLKRGEISHRNDDTDIITVQRRIKEYDKETSIIWNNNHKWENSIIKLNASLSVEKISVFIEEKIINLLF; encoded by the coding sequence ATGATACATATTATATTGTTTGGCCCACCGGGTTGTGGAAAAGGAACTCAAGCTAAAATCATATCAAATAAATTTGGTTTCATACACCTATCTACTGGAATGATATTTAGAGATCATATAAAAAGAAAAACTAATCTAGGAAAAATCGCTAGTTGTTATATAAATAAAGGAATATTAGTTCCTGATATAATTACTACAAACATGTTAAACATAGAAATTCAAAAACATTTTAAGGCTAAAGGAATTATCTATGATGGATATCCTAGAACTAGGAATCAAATTTTTTCTTTAGAAAAAGTATTAAAAAAATTTTGTTTGGGAAAAATAAATATAATTTTTTATTTTTTTATTCAAAAAAATTTGATAATAAATAGATTATTAAAAAGAGGAGAAATAAGTCACCGTAACGATGACACCGATATTATTACAGTTCAAAGAAGAATAAAAGAATATGATAAAGAAACTTCTATAATATGGAATAACAATCATAAATGGGAAAATAGTATAATAAAATTAAATGCTTCTTTGTCTGTGGAAAAAATTTCTGTTTTTATAGAAGAAAAAATCATAAATTTATTATTTTAA
- a CDS encoding biotin--[acetyl-CoA-carboxylase] ligase, with amino-acid sequence MKKFIWPINLITLKEINSTNQYARKYLHEKHNWIVIWTMNQTEGIGMNQNLWHSEKEKNLTFSIVFKPVQYIKKIYVINIIISNAIHKTLSTCYNQKNKEKIWIKWPNDIIIDNKKIGGILIENSIFSQRIHTIIIGIGINVYQEEFQKEWGASSLKKIFNLNFDLDYLFYKIIFFIQKEYLLFTIYGEQFIREYYINHLYLKDKISYFYIYKTNNYISGIIRSITDQGSLVIEFNKKLYFFYHKEIEFLM; translated from the coding sequence TTGAAAAAATTTATTTGGCCTATAAATCTAATTACATTAAAAGAAATTAATTCTACAAATCAATATGCTAGAAAATATCTTCATGAAAAACACAATTGGATCGTAATTTGGACAATGAATCAAACCGAAGGAATAGGAATGAATCAAAATTTATGGCATTCAGAAAAAGAAAAGAATCTAACTTTTAGCATTGTTTTTAAACCTGTTCAATATATAAAAAAAATATACGTCATAAACATTATTATAAGTAATGCTATACATAAAACCTTATCTACATGTTATAATCAAAAAAATAAAGAAAAAATTTGGATCAAATGGCCTAATGATATTATTATAGACAATAAAAAAATAGGCGGAATTTTAATAGAAAATAGTATTTTTTCACAAAGAATTCATACTATTATCATTGGTATAGGTATAAATGTTTATCAAGAAGAATTTCAAAAAGAATGGGGAGCTTCTTCTTTAAAAAAGATTTTCAATCTGAATTTTGATTTAGATTATCTTTTTTATAAAATTATATTTTTTATTCAAAAAGAATACCTTCTTTTTACGATTTACGGGGAACAATTTATACGAGAATATTATATTAATCATCTATATTTAAAAGACAAAATCTCTTATTTTTATATTTATAAAACAAATAATTATATTTCAGGAATAATACGATCTATAACGGATCAAGGATCTTTAGTGATTGAATTTAATAAAAAACTCTATTTTTTTTATCATAAAGAAATAGAATTTCTTATGTAG
- the ftsH gene encoding ATP-dependent zinc metalloprotease FtsH gives MIDKKIKSKNNFFWVYAVIFAIFLGIFFFKSSFSNPRKIDQDTFFDILSRGEIQKIIVKHREIVYVYLKKEFLPFNNNPTKNIIKNNENDKRFITQPLQYEFEIGDLQFFQKKFEEYKKKYNLSTIIDFKNQQEYTITKFFFDYGIFFILLIIFWIFLFRRIGSTSGGPGGQIFNIGKSRAKLFDENDNVKITFKDVAGLEGAKEEVQEIVEFLKSPQKYTKLGGKIPKGALLIGAPGTGKTLLAKAVAGEAKVPFFSLSGSDFVEMFVGVGASRVRDLFEKAKEKSPCIIFIDEIDAIGRARGKSNIAGSNDERENTLNQLLTEMDGFGTHTNVIVLAATNRSDILDKALLRPGRFDRTILVDPPELNERKEIFRVHLKRLVLSNNVDVGFLARQTPGFSGADIANVCNESALIAARKDRSQIENQDFLDAIDRIIGGLEKKNKIIKPNEKKRIAYHEAGHATISWLLEHAAPLVKVTIVPRGRSLGSAWYLPEERQLTTPEQMKDEICALLAGRSAEEIIFSSISTGALNDLERVTKQAQSMVAIFGLNDKIGNISYYDSTGQNEFSFSKPYSEKTAQIIDEEISKIITEQYQRAKSILKNNEKKLSILANELLEKEVIFREDLKKIFGERPYPDEIGDMLNSV, from the coding sequence ATGATAGACAAAAAAATAAAAAGTAAAAACAACTTTTTTTGGGTATATGCAGTCATATTTGCTATATTTTTGGGAATATTTTTTTTTAAATCTTCTTTTTCTAATCCTAGAAAAATAGATCAGGATACTTTTTTTGATATTCTTTCTAGAGGAGAAATTCAAAAGATTATAGTAAAACATAGAGAAATAGTATATGTTTATTTAAAAAAAGAATTTTTGCCATTTAATAATAACCCCACTAAAAATATTATTAAAAATAATGAAAATGATAAGAGATTTATAACGCAACCATTACAATATGAGTTTGAAATAGGAGATTTACAATTTTTTCAAAAAAAATTTGAGGAATATAAGAAAAAATATAATTTAAGTACTATTATTGATTTTAAAAATCAGCAAGAATATACTATTACTAAATTTTTCTTTGATTATGGTATATTTTTTATATTATTAATTATTTTTTGGATTTTTTTATTTAGGAGAATAGGATCTACTAGTGGAGGACCTGGAGGGCAAATATTTAATATAGGAAAATCTAGAGCTAAGTTATTTGATGAAAATGATAATGTAAAAATAACGTTTAAAGACGTTGCCGGTTTAGAAGGAGCTAAAGAAGAAGTTCAAGAAATTGTAGAATTTTTAAAAAGTCCTCAAAAATATACCAAACTTGGAGGAAAAATTCCTAAAGGAGCTTTGTTGATAGGAGCACCAGGAACAGGAAAAACTTTATTAGCAAAAGCTGTAGCAGGGGAAGCAAAAGTTCCATTTTTTTCTTTATCAGGATCAGATTTTGTAGAAATGTTTGTAGGAGTAGGTGCTTCCAGAGTAAGGGACTTATTTGAAAAAGCGAAGGAAAAATCTCCATGTATAATATTCATAGATGAGATAGATGCAATAGGAAGAGCTCGTGGAAAAAGTAATATAGCTGGATCTAATGATGAAAGAGAAAATACTTTAAATCAACTTTTAACAGAAATGGATGGATTTGGAACTCATACTAATGTTATAGTATTAGCTGCTACTAATAGATCCGATATTTTAGATAAAGCTTTACTTCGTCCTGGTCGTTTTGATCGAACTATATTAGTAGATCCACCTGAATTAAATGAAAGGAAAGAAATATTTCGTGTACATCTTAAAAGATTGGTATTATCTAATAATGTAGATGTAGGTTTTTTAGCAAGACAAACTCCAGGATTTAGTGGAGCAGATATCGCTAATGTTTGTAATGAGTCAGCTCTTATTGCAGCAAGAAAAGATAGATCTCAAATAGAAAATCAAGATTTTCTTGATGCAATAGACCGTATTATTGGAGGTTTAGAAAAAAAGAATAAAATAATAAAACCAAATGAAAAAAAAAGAATTGCTTATCATGAGGCAGGACATGCTACAATAAGCTGGTTGTTAGAACATGCTGCGCCTTTAGTAAAGGTAACCATAGTTCCAAGGGGAAGATCTTTGGGATCAGCATGGTATCTTCCGGAGGAAAGACAATTAACGACTCCAGAACAAATGAAAGATGAAATCTGTGCATTGTTAGCGGGAAGATCGGCGGAAGAAATTATTTTCAGTAGTATTTCTACTGGAGCTTTAAACGACTTAGAAAGAGTGACAAAACAAGCTCAATCTATGGTGGCTATTTTTGGATTAAATGACAAAATTGGAAACATTTCTTACTATGATTCTACAGGACAAAATGAATTTTCTTTTTCTAAACCTTATAGTGAAAAAACGGCTCAAATTATAGATGAAGAAATATCTAAAATTATAACAGAGCAATATCAAAGAGCTAAAAGTATACTTAAAAATAATGAAAAAAAATTATCTATATTGGCTAATGAATTATTGGAAAAAGAAGTTATCTTTAGAGAAGATTTAAAGAAAATATTTGGAGAAAGACCTTATCCTGATGAAATCGGAGATATGTTAAATTCTGTTTAG
- a CDS encoding phosphatidylserine decarboxylase family protein has product MISIHKEGILFLGYTLVIILLLLIFSFFLLSKLIFIFLSIFFIVIYIFLIFFFRNPKRNLFCRISEKDYNKEIILSPADGKILNVQKIFESEFLKKNCICISIFMSPFNVHVNRFPVSGKIVYVKHHPGKYIIAWLPKSSSHNEHTTTVVETSKGNKILFRQIAGFLARRIVIYAKKNSIVKKGDELGFIKFGSRVDVFLPLNSIILVKKGEKVTGGESTISTIPS; this is encoded by the coding sequence ATGATTTCTATTCATAAAGAAGGAATTTTATTTCTGGGATACACATTAGTAATAATATTATTATTATTAATTTTTTCTTTCTTTTTATTATCTAAATTGATTTTTATTTTTTTATCAATTTTTTTTATTGTTATTTATATTTTTCTTATTTTCTTTTTTAGAAATCCAAAAAGAAATTTATTCTGTAGAATTAGTGAAAAAGATTATAACAAAGAAATAATTCTTTCTCCTGCTGATGGAAAAATTTTGAATGTACAAAAAATTTTCGAAAGTGAATTTTTAAAAAAAAACTGTATATGTATTTCTATTTTTATGTCTCCTTTCAATGTACATGTTAATAGATTTCCTGTTTCTGGAAAAATTGTTTATGTAAAACATCATCCTGGAAAATACATAATAGCTTGGCTCCCTAAATCTTCATCACATAATGAACATACAACAACAGTCGTGGAAACTAGTAAGGGAAACAAAATATTATTTCGACAAATAGCTGGTTTTTTAGCTAGACGTATTGTCATTTATGCAAAAAAAAATTCCATCGTAAAAAAAGGAGATGAACTTGGATTTATTAAATTTGGATCAAGAGTTGATGTTTTTTTACCATTAAACTCTATAATTTTAGTGAAAAAGGGAGAAAAAGTTACTGGAGGAGAAAGTACAATTTCTACTATTCCATCATAA
- a CDS encoding YidC/Oxa1 family insertase periplasmic-domain containing protein: protein MKDKNLDYSSITGLILILFVLIIFTYLNNNTNNSNSRKFNSKEFFTKKETFLTEKRKKNHFYLLENNVLKLKISSLGGAINEVLLKKYKGYDSLLSYHDQSLYLIKNSSLLYRLSFFNEKGLNIDTNALYFKPFSLKMNKISGIKTLIMRAKNPYGKGFLDYIYTIGEKDQYDVGFSIRTNNFFSFNETGKESGCYLSLEQKILSIEKDRDWENSYTQVYYSVSNENLNSSASIKYLSEKKTEDRNIYGVNWIAHKQQFFSFIFIPKKILKNVFVKSENFSSGSFLKKIQLKTFINTIKNEEFHFSFRLYFGPLDLNLLNKYHNGFEGIIPFGWGFLKWINKYFFLTVFQFLEKTNLNYGVIIILMTVVVKLILFPMTYKQYKLSAMMKLIRPEIEKLNNKYKEDVFKKQRAIMELYHNVGINPMSGCISTLFQVPIFYSLFKFFPTIINLRGKSFLWVEDLTSYDSILKLPFFIPFYGNHVSLLTLLYSLALLVYTKLSNDGRKDFSQSENDSSIPDMNFLLYLMPIVMLFFINSYASALSLYYFTSNIINIGFFFFIKELMLNEKKISLKLQEKKVIKRNYWKNIIKKISNKKYKNTT from the coding sequence ATGAAGGATAAAAATTTAGATTATAGTTCTATAACCGGGTTAATTCTTATATTGTTTGTTTTAATAATTTTTACTTATCTTAACAACAATACCAATAATAGTAATTCTAGAAAATTTAATTCTAAAGAGTTTTTTACAAAAAAAGAAACTTTTCTCACAGAGAAAAGAAAAAAAAATCATTTTTATCTATTAGAAAACAATGTTTTAAAACTTAAAATTTCTAGTTTAGGAGGGGCTATTAATGAAGTACTTTTAAAAAAGTATAAAGGATACGATTCTTTATTATCATATCATGATCAAAGTCTTTATTTAATAAAAAATTCTAGTTTATTATACAGATTATCTTTTTTTAATGAAAAAGGATTAAATATTGATACAAATGCATTGTATTTTAAACCTTTTTCATTAAAAATGAATAAGATATCTGGAATTAAAACTCTTATTATGAGAGCGAAAAATCCTTATGGAAAAGGATTTTTAGATTACATATATACAATAGGAGAAAAAGATCAATATGATGTAGGTTTTTCTATTAGAACTAATAATTTTTTTTCTTTTAATGAAACAGGAAAAGAATCTGGATGTTATCTAAGTTTAGAGCAAAAAATTTTATCCATAGAAAAGGATAGAGATTGGGAAAATTCTTATACTCAAGTATATTATTCTGTTTCTAATGAAAATTTAAATAGTTCCGCTTCTATAAAATATTTATCTGAAAAAAAAACAGAAGATAGAAATATATATGGAGTAAATTGGATTGCTCATAAACAACAATTTTTTTCTTTCATATTTATTCCAAAAAAAATATTAAAAAATGTTTTTGTAAAATCTGAAAATTTTTCTTCAGGATCTTTCTTAAAAAAAATTCAGTTGAAAACATTTATAAATACAATAAAAAATGAAGAATTTCATTTTTCTTTTCGCTTGTATTTTGGCCCTTTGGATTTAAATTTATTAAATAAATATCATAATGGATTTGAGGGGATCATTCCATTTGGATGGGGTTTTCTCAAGTGGATCAATAAATATTTTTTTTTAACCGTTTTTCAATTTTTGGAAAAAACAAATTTAAATTATGGTGTTATTATTATTTTAATGACTGTAGTTGTGAAACTTATATTATTTCCAATGACTTATAAACAATACAAATTAAGCGCCATGATGAAATTGATTCGTCCAGAAATCGAAAAATTAAATAATAAATATAAAGAAGATGTGTTCAAAAAACAAAGAGCGATAATGGAATTATATCATAATGTAGGGATTAATCCAATGTCTGGTTGTATTTCTACATTATTTCAGGTTCCTATTTTTTATTCCTTATTTAAATTTTTTCCTACCATAATTAATTTGAGAGGAAAATCTTTTTTATGGGTAGAGGACTTAACTTCATATGATTCAATCTTAAAATTACCTTTTTTTATTCCTTTTTACGGAAATCACGTAAGTTTACTAACTTTATTGTATTCTTTAGCATTACTCGTTTATACAAAACTGAGTAATGATGGAAGAAAAGATTTTTCTCAAAGTGAAAATGATTCTTCTATTCCTGACATGAATTTTCTATTGTATTTGATGCCTATTGTTATGTTATTTTTTATAAATAGTTATGCTTCTGCTTTATCTTTATATTATTTTACATCTAATATAATTAACATTGGATTTTTCTTTTTTATTAAAGAATTAATGTTAAATGAAAAAAAAATTTCTCTCAAACTTCAAGAAAAAAAAGTTATAAAACGTAATTACTGGAAAAATATAATAAAAAAAATATCAAACAAGAAATATAAAAATACTACATAA
- the clpX gene encoding ATP-dependent Clp protease ATP-binding subunit ClpX: MEDLLKCNFCGKNKNEITFLISGINGHICNICIEKTYSIIHKKFTVKHNNNNNELLIKIKKPKEIKSFLDKYVIGQNEAKKIISVAVYNHYKRIQKNNENHNYKNIEIEKSNVLLIGKTGTGKTLLAKSISKLLRVPFAIADATTLTEAGYVGEDVESILTKLLQSVNYDVNSAEKGIIFLDEIDKISRKRNNPSITRDVSGEGVQQALLKILEGSVINVPPQGGRKHPDQKMIQINTENILFIAGGTFDGIEKIISNRIEKMSIGFITQEKRKKNDEKNYLKNIFTEDLKKFGLIPEIIGRFPIVTYLNPLNRNMLKKILVEPKNALIKQYQKLFDIDHISLNITDEALNIIADKTFQLGLGARGLRTFCEKIFLDYMFEIENIQSTLNIDQDIVKQKLSYS, translated from the coding sequence ATGGAAGATTTGTTAAAATGTAATTTTTGTGGAAAAAATAAAAATGAAATCACTTTTCTTATATCAGGAATAAATGGACATATTTGTAATATATGCATAGAAAAAACTTATTCCATAATTCACAAAAAATTTACTGTTAAACATAATAATAATAATAATGAATTATTAATAAAAATAAAAAAACCCAAAGAAATCAAGTCTTTTTTAGATAAATATGTTATAGGACAAAATGAAGCAAAAAAAATTATATCCGTTGCAGTTTATAATCATTATAAACGCATTCAAAAGAATAATGAAAATCACAATTATAAAAACATAGAAATAGAGAAATCTAACGTATTATTGATAGGAAAAACAGGAACAGGAAAAACTTTATTAGCAAAAAGCATCTCAAAACTTTTGAGAGTCCCTTTTGCTATAGCCGATGCAACGACTTTGACTGAAGCTGGGTATGTAGGGGAAGATGTAGAATCTATTTTAACTAAACTATTACAATCTGTTAATTATGATGTAAATTCTGCTGAAAAAGGAATCATTTTTCTAGATGAAATAGATAAAATTTCTAGAAAAAGAAATAATCCTTCTATTACTAGAGACGTCTCTGGGGAAGGTGTACAACAAGCACTACTCAAAATATTGGAAGGATCCGTAATTAATGTCCCTCCACAAGGAGGGAGAAAACATCCAGACCAAAAAATGATACAGATAAATACTGAGAATATATTATTTATAGCTGGAGGCACTTTTGATGGTATAGAAAAAATTATTTCTAATAGAATAGAAAAAATGTCTATAGGGTTTATAACTCAAGAAAAAAGAAAAAAAAATGATGAAAAAAATTATCTAAAAAATATCTTCACTGAAGATTTAAAAAAGTTTGGATTAATTCCTGAAATTATAGGAAGATTCCCTATTGTTACTTATTTAAATCCACTAAACAGAAATATGTTAAAAAAAATTTTAGTAGAACCAAAAAATGCTTTAATAAAACAATATCAAAAATTATTTGATATAGACCATATTTCTTTGAATATTACGGATGAAGCATTAAATATTATAGCGGATAAAACCTTTCAGTTGGGGTTAGGTGCTAGAGGATTAAGAACATTTTGTGAAAAAATATTTTTAGATTATATGTTTGAAATAGAAAATATTCAATCTACATTAAATATAGATCAAGATATTGTGAAACAAAAATTATCTTACTCTTAA
- a CDS encoding CTP synthase — protein sequence METKYIFVTGGVTSSLGKGIVSASLGMLLKARGYKVSILKLDPYFNIDPGTLNPYEHGECFVTKDGAETDLDLGHYERFLNQPTTKENNVTSGLIYKTVIDNERKGNYLGKTVQVIPHITNEIKRRIKIIGDSKIYDIIITEIGGTVGDIESLPYIESVRQLKWELGRFNGLVIHLTLLPIVVTGEIKTKPTQHSVRNLMENGIQADIIVCRTEKHISDNIREKLALFCNVKPKHVIESIDTKTIYEIPYLLHLQNFDEEVLNHLNLSTITIPDLKKWKIFIKKYKNPKYEIKIALVGKYVALHDSYKSITEALIHAGTENETYVDIKWIYSEMIKEKNIKKYFKGISGILVAPGFGNRGIEGKILAAKYARENKIPFFGICLGMQIAVIEFARNVLGLKKAESYETNPNTSHPVISLMDKQKKLTHTGGTMRLGNWKCSLTKGSKIFSIYGGKKEIFERHRHRYEFNNNYLEYFSNAGMKAVGVNPDTGLVEALELENHIFFLGVQYHPEYQSTVTNPHPLFINFIQVSIAYQNSSYI from the coding sequence ATGGAAACAAAATATATTTTTGTTACGGGAGGAGTAACCTCTTCTTTAGGAAAAGGAATTGTTTCAGCTTCACTGGGAATGTTATTAAAAGCTAGAGGATATAAAGTTTCTATATTAAAATTAGATCCTTATTTTAATATAGATCCAGGGACTTTAAATCCTTATGAACATGGGGAGTGTTTTGTTACTAAAGATGGAGCAGAAACAGATTTAGATTTAGGGCATTATGAACGATTTTTAAATCAACCTACAACCAAAGAAAATAATGTAACATCGGGATTAATATATAAAACTGTGATAGATAATGAAAGAAAAGGAAATTATCTAGGAAAAACAGTACAAGTTATACCTCATATTACCAATGAGATTAAAAGACGGATTAAAATTATTGGAGATTCCAAAATTTATGACATTATTATAACTGAAATAGGAGGTACTGTAGGTGATATAGAAAGTTTACCTTATATTGAATCAGTACGTCAGTTAAAGTGGGAATTAGGAAGATTTAATGGATTAGTTATTCATTTGACATTACTTCCTATAGTAGTTACTGGTGAAATTAAAACAAAACCTACACAACATTCTGTTAGAAATTTAATGGAAAACGGAATACAAGCAGACATTATAGTGTGTAGAACAGAAAAACATATATCCGATAATATTAGAGAAAAATTAGCATTGTTTTGCAATGTAAAACCAAAGCATGTTATTGAATCAATAGATACTAAAACTATATATGAAATTCCTTATTTGTTACACTTACAAAATTTTGATGAAGAAGTATTGAATCATTTGAACTTATCTACTATTACTATTCCGGATTTAAAAAAATGGAAAATTTTTATCAAAAAATATAAAAATCCAAAATATGAAATTAAGATAGCATTAGTAGGAAAATATGTTGCTTTACATGATTCTTACAAATCAATTACAGAAGCTTTAATTCATGCTGGGACAGAAAATGAAACTTATGTTGATATAAAATGGATTTATTCAGAAATGATTAAAGAAAAAAATATAAAAAAATATTTTAAAGGAATTTCAGGAATTTTAGTTGCTCCAGGGTTTGGAAATAGAGGGATAGAAGGAAAAATACTTGCAGCAAAATATGCGAGAGAAAATAAAATTCCATTTTTTGGAATATGTTTAGGTATGCAAATCGCTGTAATAGAATTTGCAAGAAATGTATTAGGATTAAAAAAAGCAGAAAGTTATGAAACTAATCCTAATACATCTCATCCAGTAATAAGTTTAATGGATAAGCAAAAAAAATTAACTCATACTGGAGGAACAATGCGTTTAGGAAATTGGAAATGTTCTCTTACAAAAGGATCTAAAATATTTTCTATTTATGGAGGAAAAAAAGAGATTTTTGAAAGACATCGTCATAGATATGAATTTAATAATAATTATTTAGAATATTTTTCCAATGCTGGAATGAAGGCTGTTGGAGTAAATCCGGATACAGGTTTAGTCGAAGCATTAGAATTAGAAAACCATATTTTTTTCTTGGGAGTTCAATATCATCCAGAATATCAAAGTACAGTAACGAACCCACATCCTCTGTTTATTAATTTTATACAAGTATCTATAGCTTATCAGAATTCTTCTTATATATGA